The nucleotide window aatcaagtatTTAGCATACTTCTCTGCTGAACAGCTCCTTCCCCAGTTGGTATTAGAGCAACACAGTAGGATAACTgaaagatccatccattatctgtagccacttatcctgtacagggtctcgggcaaactggagcctatcccagctgactacgggcgaaaggcggggtacaccctggacaagtcgccagatcatcacagggctgactcatagacacaaacaaccattcacacctacggtcaatttagagccaccaattagcctaacctgcatgtctttggactgtagaggaaaccggagcacccagaggaaacccacgcggacacggggagaacatgcaaactccacacagaaaggctcctgtcggccactgggcttgaacccagaaccttcttgctgtgagtcgacagtgctaaccactacaccactgtgccgccctgaaagATCCCATTTCTATTATTTTTACTTTTCAAACTAATAGTTGTATCCAAATTGTGTGCTTGTACTTATAAGTGACTGAAAAATAGGTTGCTTGTGAAGTTTGGTAGTAAATAAGCTCtgtgactaaaatgtgtatttgccTATTTGTTAAACTGTAAACTGTACATTTCCCCTTTGGACAATGCTCATAACTGAGAATTGTGCTAATACTGACTGCTTAATTGTTGATGCCAAATTACTTACATACCAAATCCAAAGTAATCTTTCTAATTGGGGACTAAAGGCAGCAGTGTGCTGTCATAAACTGCAGTGCAAGGTTGGACCAATCCTGGACCATTGATTAAAACAGAAAAACTGCAGTGGACTGCTTTACTGCCTAGGAGCAAAAGGATAGCTGACTACTGCAGACAATTGCCAGCAGCTCAGTGTTTTTTGCCCTACAGCAGCCTAATGGGCTAATATATTGTGATTAAATACAATCTAAATGTATAGAATTGGCACGCATGGCATTTGAGCTTGGCATTAATAAGCCTATAAAAATCATAGTTTGACCATTTTAACTTTTGTTTTGCTTAAAAATCTGAGTTTGTTGCGACCTGGTTTGTGCAGCAGGCTAAAGTCTGCTCTGCAAAGAAAAACCTTTACAGCCAATATCAAAGTCCATTTACATGAGCCTTGGTTTTTCTCTTCTGCCTAGTGTGAGTTACACCGCACAATTCCTGAGCAACTGTAGAGCTTGCCGTGTATAACCGTGGCATGCATGAAACATGTTCAAAAGGACCTAAGCTAGATTACAAGAAAAAAGTCAAAGGGGCTTAAATTTGATGACGAAATACAGGATATGCAACACTGGCAGGTAAGAGGATAGAGTGTATCTGTGGTAAGACGTAGATAATCAcggttatgattttttttttttaacagcctgCATGGTTGCCTTTAATGCCTTTGTTattgtggaaatttttttgtattTCCCTGATAGCAATCCAGTTATGAGCCCTACTTACCGGTCACAGAGAAATCAAATCCAATTACCACAGACATTGATAGAGCAAATCCCAAAGAAATAGTACAAATGCTGCAAAAATGTGATGCAGAACTCTTTGAAAGAACATCACATGGAAATCCTATGTATCAGGTTTGTGTTAAAACTGTTCTAAGTGTTATAGGTGTACTTTATGTAATGATGTACAGTATGGACTGTATGCAAACATTAAGCTGTTAATATAATAATGTTTATAGACATTGAACAGCTCATCTGTGATACAGACAATAGTGGACGTGTCCAAGAGGGTTGAAGTGATCCTTAAGGTATGTAGACCATAGACCAGAACTGTGTATACAGACTTTATGATTTATATTGTATTATAAGTATCTGAAAAACTGTGatacatatacactcaccagccactttattaggcacaaTTGACAACATTATTTAAAATCTACAACTGTCCGATTTCAGTGAGTCTGTACCCAATGTAGCCACAGATATctgttcttggttgacaggagtggaactcGGTGTAGTCTTTTTTGGTAGAAACTCATCCACCACTAAGTTCGACATGTTGTGCTGTGCATTCTGACACGCTTTTCTGCTCTCTGCGGTTCTAAAGAGTGGTCATTTGAGTTtccatagccttcctgtcatcTTGAATCAGTGAAGCCATTCTCCTTTGACTTCTCTCATCGACTAAGTGTTTCTGCCTGCAGAATTCCCATTCActgggagttttttttttcctccactatTCAGTGTAACCTTTAGAAACTGCTATgcttgaaaatcccaggagatcagagtttctgaaatactcaaactagcttcaacaaccatgccacaaatCACATTTTCCCTCTTCTAAGGACtgatgtgaacagtaacaggtctTGATTTGGAACTGAATGATTTTatacaggtggtgtagtggttagcgctgtcgactcacagcaagaaggttctgggtttgagcccaatggccgacgagggcctttctgtatggagtttgcatgttcttcccttgtctgtgtgggtttcctccgggtgctccagtttcccctacagtccaaagacatgcaggttaggctaattggtggctctaaattgaccgtaggtgtgaatgtgagtgtgaatggttgtttgtctctgcccatgtttacattagaccgtatcagcggatcatcagattaacgtttttaaaacgattagtgtgcacacagcaacaccaatacacgatttgcgtgcacatagcaacgccagtacacggatacgctcggctccgcaggcatcctgcgctccaaatcactccgccctgaacagcgagtgccctctggagggtgcgcactccggccctgcgcagctcacacagcgcgcgagtgaagtgcacaagctgtgattcgggactgagccactgtgtgtgtgtgatcccagcgcatatcacttactacttgcaagtggaaggatggcaagcctaaagacaatcataactacacaatgggcagtatttgcatcagtatttgcagtattttcatacttttatactctttaatgaaaggtgatacaaggcggaagtccgcgccgtttttcagcagtcgcgtcacatgaccaacgccagcgaatcaggaaggtggatgtcacagtgacgttgtctaatgagacgccagctagagctcagcacagagtatccgcgtattctgaatgtttacacagcaccggagctgacacgatctggattgaatacgtgggctctggcggattcccgtttcccggcatttccaggcggtttaatgtaaacggacagtgcatccgcgaagaaaacgagacagatacggtctaatgtaaacgtagcctctgtgtgtcagctttctgatgacctggtgacttgtccagggtgtaccccgcctctcacccatagtcagctgggataggctccagcttgccctcaaccctgaataggataagcggctacagatagtggatggatgattttatacattgtgctgctgccacatgattggttgaTCGGCTAATTGCATAAATGGACAGGTGTacatgtgttcctaataaagtggctataTATTCTAAGAAATCTAGAGAAGTATGGGGAAACAGTTTAAAtggtttattgcaataggatccaGAAGACAGTTTGATTGTCCTGAGTGGATGTGGAACTTCAGGCCGTATCGCATTTCTCTTGGcggtaaaaagaaaataaaaaataattcctAAAGAATTTTCCTCCACATTACAGAATTTCTGTACATTTATTATATTTCATTTGTGATGTCATGAGAGTTCACTGGTGATTTCTGTTAATATAAttgttcatttcatctcattggtTGGGCTTTAGACATCCCTTAATCGGTGGCTTGCTTCTCATCATCAAAAGCAAATCTATTGGTACATCATTGCTGGAGGTGACAAGTGAGTAAACACTGGTTGGTCAATTATTACACTGGATGACAAGTCACACTGCAGTATtttaggaggttttttttttattttttatttatttatttttaaggtcCCTGCTGACATCACAAGAAACTGTAGAGGATGATCCCTTGCTGGGAGCTCTTACACTGGAGAAGGTGAATAGTAGGTAGAAAAACAAAAGATTATGTCATAGAGCAAGTATTTACTTCCTGTTGTAATGAATTACTCTCATGCCATGCTTCGGCCACATACCAAACAACCAAAACATTGAACAAGGAAATGATACTGTAGTATGTAACATACAGTAtcggtcaaaagtttgaacacagcttctaattcaatgtttttctttatttttattcattaaaagccacttcatgtcttaaagtaatgatggatgtcgtttctctttacttagttgagcggttcttgacataatatggattactacagttgtggaatcaggCTATTTACTATATGTTTATtacttactatttactgtttgagctcaaacacattaagaaggcaagaaattgcacgaattaacttttgacgaggcacctgttaattgaaaagcgtttcaggtgactgcctcatgaagctggttaaaataatgccaatagtgtgcaaagcatcatcaaggtaaacggtggtcactttgaagaatctaaaatatgaaaattttgtaaagcttTTTTGTTTAcctaattccagatatgttccatgtgttacttCATAGTTTCGATGCCTTCAgtatctacaatgtagaaaattagtcaaaatacagaaaaacctatgaatgagtaggggtgtgcaaacttttgactggtattgtagttATCTGACCAAGCATGGtttagcccttttttttttttcctggacagGCTTGTGCGGGAAAGAAGCACGTTCTCTTCTTTGGAATATCCTGTGGTTTGTCTGTATGAACAGTTTagtcatttcattcatttgtggaATGTATTTGAATTCTTTACTCCTAGCTCACTATTATGCTTTGATAACTATCCTGATGTGATATTTTTCTATTTTGTAGGCACCATTTGTTGCTGGCCAACTTGACTTTTGTCTCAGGAATCTGGAGAGCTTTACTCCAGTGCTGATTGGATTTAACCCTGTTGACATGGCACGGTACCAAAGCTATTAAAGGACATTATGTTTGGCTAATAAACTTAGAAGGGAAAATGAAAATTTGTGATTTACAGTAGAATATCTTAAATTGCTGTTGATTATGTTGACAGGACTGAACCAATTCAGAACTGTACATTTCACTTCAAGGAGGTTGCAGAGAGAATGAATGAAATGCAGAAACAGCAAAAGGCCTACGTGCTCAATCCAACAGTAGGGGTATAAAATTTTCTATCTGACTAAAATACATTCCATCTTTAAAAGACTTTTTAAAATATCAGTATACAGCTTTTGCATAGTTAGTAATCTTTTGAAGACCTGACAATTTCTTGAGTatataaaatagttttctttATGAATACATGTATATAGAAACAATGACTGTATTTTGAATTTACTATAATAATATCTGCTTGGgggaagcacggtggtgtagtggttagcgctgtcgcttcacagcaagaaggtccaggttcgagccccgtggccggcgagggcctttctgtgcagagtttgcatgttctccccgtgtccgcgtgggtttcctccgggtgctccggtttcccccacagtccaaagacatgcaggttaggttaactggtgactctaaattgaccgtaggtgtgaatgtgaacctggcaacttgtccagggtgtaccccgcctttcgcccatagtcagctgggataggctccagcttgcctgcgaccctgtagaacaggataaagtggctagagataatgagatgagatgagaatatctgcttaattttttttttatctcaaagCCAGAAGCAATCAGTGGATCTTCAAGAATGAAAGGAGGAAGTGCCACAAAAATCATTTTAGAAACTATCCTTTTGGCAGGCCACGAAGCTGCATGCAATAAGAAAGCAGTAACTCTCAAGTATGCTTTCAAAGAGTTTTCCTTTTGTGAATATATACTAGTTTTCCTTTTCTATATTAACACCAATATGTTGCTTTTACCAGTGGTATACTGAGCCAACTCAGTACGTTTGAGAAAGTTCATCAACTCACTTACTCACAGACTAATGAACTGGCAGCCCTGGTTCAAAAAGCAGCAATAAGGTAGTGTTGATTTATCTCATCATTTTAGAGGTTTTGTCTGCATAACTTGCTTGAGCAGTGCCAGTTGTGTTcagttttcagatgaaaaaagccaCTAAGTTTATCATCTATACAAcacctattccaaaaaagttgggacaaagtacaaattgtaaataaaaacggaatgcaataatttacaaatctcaaaaactgatattgtattcacaatagaacatagacaacatatcaaatgtcgaaagtgagacattttgaaatttcatgccaaatattgtctcatttgaaatttcatgacagcaacacatctcaaaaaagttgggacggggcaataagaggctggaaaagttaaaggtacaaaaaaggaacagctggaggaccaaattgcaactcattaggtcaattggcaataggtcattaacatgactgggtataaaaagagcatcttggagtggcagcgtctctcagaagtaaagatgggaagaggatcaccaatccccctaattctgcgccgacaaatagtggagcaatatcagaaaggagttcaacagtgtaaaattgcaaagagtttgaacatatcatcatctacagtgcataatatcatcaaaagattcagagaatctggaa belongs to Neoarius graeffei isolate fNeoGra1 chromosome 11, fNeoGra1.pri, whole genome shotgun sequence and includes:
- the gckr gene encoding glucokinase regulatory protein isoform X1, with the protein product MQHWQQSSYEPYLPVTEKSNPITTDIDRANPKEIVQMLQKCDAELFERTSHGNPMYQTLNSSSVIQTIVDVSKRVEVILKDPEDSLIVLSGCGTSGRIAFLLATSLNRWLASHHQKQIYWYIIAGGDKSLLTSQETVEDDPLLGALTLEKACAGKKHVLFFGISCGLSAPFVAGQLDFCLRNLESFTPVLIGFNPVDMARTEPIQNCTFHFKEVAERMNEMQKQQKAYVLNPTVGPEAISGSSRMKGGSATKIILETILLAGHEAACNKKAVTLNGILSQLSTFEKVHQLTYSQTNELAALVQKAAISLQRKGHVYYLGWQTLGIIGIIDACECIPTFGAGFDDIRGFVSNGFSEMNNKEGDLSSLGPHFIIDHKDFVDTILPNLSDDDTVIFLYSENDDMNEVSLLAKSVRQRISNLHAIAHELKGLSDPEIMKNQFMTVLTIKWPSSLYKDNPVLMKQYWELSTKWCLNAISTGAHVIIGKVYMNFMIDLRVTNTKLYRRAIHILQRLTGSTREQCETALLRALYDVEELSDEMSSTDVIRHTLVANERGSVVPLALVMLQSRCTIAEAKSYTDAYSVIRDAVAACQRLL
- the gckr gene encoding glucokinase regulatory protein isoform X3, producing the protein MQHWQQSSYEPYLPVTEKSNPITTDIDRANPKEIVQMLQKCDAELFERTSHGNPMYQTLNSSSVIQTIVDVSKRVEVILKDPEDSLIVLSGCGTSGRIAFLLATSLNRWLASHHQKQIYWYIIAGGDKSLLTSQETVEDDPLLGALTLEKACAGKKHVLFFGISCGLSAPFVAGQLDFCLRNLESFTPVLIGFNPVDMARTEPIQNCTFHFKEVAERMNEMQKQQKAYVLNPTVGPEAISGSSRMKGGSATKIILETILLAGHEAACNKKAVTLNGILSQLSTFEKVHQLTYSQTNELAALVQKAAISLQRKGHVYYLGWQTLGIIGIIDACECIPTFGAGFDDIRGFVSNGFSEMNNKEGDLSSLGPHFIIDHKDFVDTILPNLSDDDTVIFLYSENDDMNEVSLLAKSVRQRISNLHAIAHELKGLSDPEIMKNQFMTVLTIKWPSSLYKDNPVLMRVGWWQGKTPSNDMRKKPQEEPDSKGNPSSFG
- the gckr gene encoding glucokinase regulatory protein isoform X2, which codes for MQHWQQSSYEPYLPVTEKSNPITTDIDRANPKEIVQMLQKCDAELFERTSHGNPMYQTLNSSSVIQTIVDVSKRVEVILKTSLNRWLASHHQKQIYWYIIAGGDKSLLTSQETVEDDPLLGALTLEKACAGKKHVLFFGISCGLSAPFVAGQLDFCLRNLESFTPVLIGFNPVDMARTEPIQNCTFHFKEVAERMNEMQKQQKAYVLNPTVGPEAISGSSRMKGGSATKIILETILLAGHEAACNKKAVTLNGILSQLSTFEKVHQLTYSQTNELAALVQKAAISLQRKGHVYYLGWQTLGIIGIIDACECIPTFGAGFDDIRGFVSNGFSEMNNKEGDLSSLGPHFIIDHKDFVDTILPNLSDDDTVIFLYSENDDMNEVSLLAKSVRQRISNLHAIAHELKGLSDPEIMKNQFMTVLTIKWPSSLYKDNPVLMKQYWELSTKWCLNAISTGAHVIIGKVYMNFMIDLRVTNTKLYRRAIHILQRLTGSTREQCETALLRALYDVEELSDEMSSTDVIRHTLVANERGSVVPLALVMLQSRCTIAEAKSYTDAYSVIRDAVAACQRLL